Below is a genomic region from Ketogulonicigenium vulgare WSH-001.
TTCAGCAATTGGTTCACGACGCCAAAGATCGGGTGAAAGAACAGCTTCCACAGATAGCCGATGATGACCGTCGATAGCACCACTGGCAAAAAGACCGCAACGCGGTGGAACCGCGCGCCGGGCAATTCGCGCCACAGGCAATAGGCCAGCACGAAGCCCAGACCGTTCTGGATCACCATCAGCGCGACAAAGACGATGATATTGTTGCGAAACGCATTCCACAGCGTGCCGGAATAGACGGGATCGAACAGGATCGTCGCGAAATTTTGCAAGCCGACGAAATCGCCCCGCCGCAGCCCGTTCCAGTCAAAGAACGCATAGGCAAAGGCCGACAGGATCGGATAAATCACGAACAGCCCCATCACGGCCATCGGCGGCACCAAAAGGAAGGTGATCCACATGCCCCGCCCCGTCAGCCGCAGGCCGGATCGCCGCGGGGCAATCGTCGTCAAATCAGGTGCAGTGGACATGGGGATTTCCGGCGGCGAGAGGGAGGAGGCAGCGGGCTGACGCATCAGCCCGCCAAGGCATTATTGCTGGAAGGGCGCATACCAAGCGGCAAGGCCGGTGGTGATGGCTTGGCCTGCGCCCGCGGCGTCGATCTGGCCTGCGAACATGCGCTGAACCTCGGCTTGCAGCAGCACCGAACCGGTCGGCTCGCCAAAGCGGAAGTTGGTCAGCATGATGTAGGGCACCGAACTTTGGTTCAGATCCGAAACGCGTTGCAGCATCGGATTTTCAAAGGTCACACCCGGAATGGGGGTGATATTGCCCAGCTCGTTCGCGAATTTCTGGCCAAATTCAACGGTGGTCAGATAGTTCAGGAAGGTCAGCACGGCCTCGGGATGTTCAGTCGTCGCGTTACCCGCATAACCGCCGTCATAATAGACGCCGACCAGCTTGGGATCTTCGGCCGCAAGGCCCGGGGCAGCAAAGACGCCAACCTCGATATCAGGGTTCTGCGCAAGGAAGTTCGCCACCTCATACGAGCCACCCGCGAACATGCCCGCAAGGCCCGAAGTGAACAGCAGTTGCGAGGCCGCATAGTCCAGACCCGTGAACCCATCGGGGAAATAGGCCGAAATCTCTTGCAGCTTTTCCAGACCGCCGACATAGCGCGGATCGGTGAAATCGGCATTTCCGGCCAGCAGGTCGTCGTAGAAATCCTTGCCAATGACCGATGCGATGATCGCAGTGGCGATGGTTTCAGCCTGCCATGCGGTGCCGGTGCCATTGCCGAATGCGAACAGGCCCGCGGCCTTCAGCGCCTCGGATGTGGCGATCAGATCGTCCCAGGTCTGCGGCTCGGACAGGCCCATCTGGTCGAACAGGCCCTTGTTATACAGGATGAATTGCGTTTGCGAGGCGAAGGGCACGGCATATAGCGTCTCGTCCGAACGCAGCGTCTCGGCGGCCAGCGCCGATTCGGGGAAGCCCGCAACGCCCGGCACGCTTTCGGTTGACAGCGGCATCAGATAGCCACCCGAGGCGACCATTTCCAAACCGCCATGCGCGCGTACCATCATCACATCGGGGCCAGCATCGCCCGCCAGCGCGGTCGACAGGATCGTGTTATAATTCGTCGCCTCAAAGGTCTCGAAATTCACGGTGATGCCGGGGTTCGCGGCTTCGAAATCGCTGATGATATCCTCATAGACGGCGCGGTCTTCCTGACGCCAGCTCCAGAAGCTTAACTCTTGCGCGAAGGCGGGGGCGGCGGCGGAAAAGCCGACTAAAGCGATCGCAGTCGTGCGAAACAGGTTCTTCATGGTTCCTCCGGTTGGGTTTGGCGCTTTTGCGCCTTTTTAGATCTTATTCGATCACAGCCTTTGGCCGCTTTCGCCGTCAAAGAAATGCACCGCAGCCGCAATGGGGCGCAGGGTGATGCGCTCGCCCGGACGCTCGGGGCGCGGCGCAGGATCGGTGCGGGCGCTGACCAGCGTGCCATCGCCAAGGCGGGCGTAGACATAGGCGTCATTGCCCAAATATTCGGAATAGACGAATTCGGCACCAAAGCCCTGACCGCCCTGCGCAATTTCAAAGGCATCGGGGCGTACGCCCAGTGTGACTTCTGTGCCGCTGGCAGGTGCGCCGGGCAGCTCGACCGCGCCGCTGCCTGCGACGGCAAAGGCATCGCCCTTCCGCGTCGCGCGGATCAGCGTCATGCGGGGCGAGCCGATAAAGGTCGCAACAAACGTATTGGCCGGACGTTCATATAGCTCGCGCGGCGCGCCGACCTGTTCAATGCGGCCCGCATTCATCACCACGATCTTATCGGCCAGCGTCATCGCCTCGACCTGATCATGGGTGACATAGATCATGGTGCCGCCGATATCCTCGTGCAGCTTGGCAATTTCCAGCCGCACATCGGATCGCAGCGCCGCATCAAGGTTCGACAGCGGCTCGTCCAGCAAAAACACTTCGGGCTTGCGCGTCAGGGCGCGGCCAATGGCGACACGCTGGCGCTGGCCGCCCGACAACTCGCGCGGCTTGCGCTTGAGCAGCGGCTCAAGGCGCAGCATCCGCGCGGCTTCTTGGATACGGCGATCAACCTCGTCCTTATCCAGACCTTGCAGGCGCGCACCAAAGGCCATGTTTTCATAGACATCCATATGCGGGTAAAGCGCATAGGACTGGAACACCATCGCAATGCCGCGCCTTGACGGCGGCACATCCCGCATCGAGGCGCCGTTCAGCAAAAACTCACCGCTGGTCATATCATCAAGGCCGGCGATCATCCGCAGCAGGGTCGACTTGCCGCAACCCGAAGGCCCCACGAAGACCACCAGCTCGCGGTCGCCGATTTCAAGGTCGATGCCGCGCAGCACTTCGGTGCCTTTGAAGTTCTTGCGCACATCTCGCAGCGATAGCTGGGCCATTCTTCTCTCCGGCGGTTGTTTGGTCGTTGTAATACCAATTTCAGCCACAGGTCAAATAAACATGCCAGATGAAGGCCGGATACTATAAATTTGCCTGATTATTACGCATCACCCCCTTATATCATGCCAAATATGACAAGAATCCCCCAAACGCCTCGCCATTCGCGATAAAATGGTATTGTATTGGTATTGCAACCTGCGGGCAGAGCAATGAATTACGACGACCTGAACAGCGCCATGGCCAGCCAAAGCGCGGATAGCGCGCTCTATCTGCGCCTTGCCCGCGCGATCCGTGATCTGGTGCGCGATGGCCGCCTGCATCCGGGCGATCCGCTGCCACCCGAACGCGATCTGGCCAGCAATACCGGCGTCAGCCGTGTGACCGTGCGCAAAGCCCTGGCGCAGTTGATCGCCACACAAGAAATCAGCAGCCAACAGGGATCGGGCAATTTCATCACCCAAGCCCCCGCGACCGAGCCGATGCAGGTCGGCAATCCGCTGCTGGGCGGGTCGGTCACCTTGCGCCAGGCGCGGCTGCCATCCTTTACCGAAGTGTTTCGCAATCGCGGACTTGCCGCCGAATCGATCTGGATGGCGCGCGCCTTGCACGCCCCCACGACCGAGGAATTGATGACCCTCGGCCTTGATCTGTCGGAAAAGGTCGCGCGGCTGGAACGCGTGCGCTGGCTGGATGGTCGCCCGATCGGGGTCGAGCGCAGCTCGCTGCCCGCCTCGATCCTGCCTGACCCGATGGCGGTGACCGATTCGCTTTATGCACAGTTGGACGCGCTGGGGGCCGCGCCCGTGCGGGCGATCCAACGGATTTCGGCGGCGAACATCACCCCGCGCGATGCGGCGACATTGGGCATCTTGCCCGGCGCCGCCGTCCTGCGGATCGAGCGCACTGCCTATCTGCAATCAGGACGCGTGGCCGAACTGTCGCGCGCGATCTATCGCGCCGATGCGTACGACGTGGTGACGGAACTTAAATCCGTGCCTTGACCAGCAGCGGCGCGATATCCTGCGCCACTTGCCAGGTCTGGCTGCGGATATCGGGCACGGCGGTAATCTCCCAAAACGCCGAGCGCGTGACCGGGCCCACCGCCAGAATATGCGCGGCGGATGTACCATCCTTGCCCCGCAGGTGGCAGTCGGCGTCAACATCGGGGCTGATCCCCAACGGATCGACGCGCAGCACACCTTGCCCGAACAGATCCGCCATCAGCGGGCTGGCATGGGCGGCGGGATCATTGCGGATGCCGCGACAGTCGATGATCGCGGCGGCAGGCAGCGAAATCTCGTCCCTTTGGCCGCGCGGGCGCAGGCGGGCGATCACCTGCCCTGCCGAGCGCTCGGCCCCCAGATAGGCGGCACGCAACTGGGTCAACTGCCCGCGCGCCATCGCCGCCGAGATCGTCGTGTCCGAGGCCTCGGGGATACGATGGCGGTGCACATCCCACCAGACATCCGCATGTTTCAAAAGCCGCTTGCGCGCTGCAAGGTCGAGGCTGGCCCAGATGCGGCGCACATAGGGGCGAATGCCGTCCACCGCATCGCGCCATGTGCCGCCCTGCGCCTCGGCCCGTCGCGCCTGTGCGCGGGCAAAGGCGAAAAGTTGGCTGGCTGTGCCGCCAAATGGTACATCACTTTCAGCGATCTCCAGCGGCGCGGCCGGGCGGTGCGGGCGCGGCATCTGACCCCGGCGCGAAACGGTCACAATTGGACCACGGTGGCCCGACTTCAACAGCGACAGCACCTGATCCACCATCGACAGGCCCGATCCGATGATCACCACGCGACCCTCTTGATCATCGACCGACACGTTGTCCCATGCGCTAGCGGCCAACCCGTCGCCCGTGCCGGGCACCACATGCCCCGTCGCCAGCACGGCACGATCCGCCACAAGGCTTGCGCCATCATCCAGCCGCGCGACAACGCCTGCCGCCCCCTCGCGCAGCGCGACGGCCCGCGCGCGCCGCCAGATCAGCCGCCCATCCGCCAAAGGCGCGGCCACCAGATCCGCCAGATAGGCCCCGTAAACCATGCGCGGCACAAAGCTGTGGTCATCATAGCCCGCATAGGCGGGGCGCGCCGCCAGCCAGTCGGCGAAGTGATGCGGCTGGTCGGGAAAGGCGCTCATATTATGGACGCGGGTGTTCAGCAGGTGGTCGGGATCGGTCGTCGCATAGGCGATGCCCTGACCCAGAGCCACCGTCGGCTCGACGATCGTGACCGCACCCTTTGGCGCATCGCCCATGTGATGCAGCACATGCGCCGCCAGCAAAACGCCGCTTGCGCCGCCGCCAATGATCAGCAGGGCAGTCTTGGCATCTGCGCCCTCGGTCCGGTCGAGCATCTGAACATCCTTCATTCACGACAGCCTTTCGCACATTGATTGCCGATCAAAGACTAGCGTGCAAGCGCAAGTCTGGATAGTCGATAAGTATCGTCGTGATAAAATGGACGCCGCCACTTTTCGCGCCGCATCAACCTGTTGCTAAGATATTGCGACGATGTTCAGACTATGGCGCATCCTGTCTTTTCCTCTGTTTTGCCCGCCGCACGGGTGATTTTCGCGCTGATCTTGCGCGACATGAGCGCGACTTACGGTCGCTCGTATCTGGGCTATGCCTGGGCCTATCTTGCGCCTTTTGGGATTATCACCCTATTGGCGATTGGTTTTGCACTGATTATCCCGACGCCGCCGCTGGGGCGGGATTTCCTGCTGTTCTATGCGACCGGCTTTTTGCCGTTCGAGATGTTCTTTCAATTGTCGCAGCGCCTGAAGGACAGTTTGCGATTCTCGCGCGCGATCCTCAGCTATCCGCGCATCACATGGATGGATCTGGTGATCGCGCGACTGGCGCTGCACGGGATCACGCAACTGGCTGTGTTTTGCGCCGTGATCGGCGTGATTATGGCCACGCGCGATACCGGCGCAGCGCTGGCCCCCGCGGCCATTGCCAGCGCGCTGGGGCTGACTGCAGCGCTAGGCTTTGGCATCGGGCTGATGAATGCGGCGCTGATCGCGTATTTCCCCAGCTGGGATCGGATATGGGGGGTGCTGTCGCGGCCCCTGATCTTTGCCTCGGGCGTGTTCTTTTTATACGAGGGCTTGCCCCCCGCCGCGCTGACCGGGCCCTTGGGGTTGATCCTGTGGCTGAACCCGCTGCTGCATATCACAGGCCTGATGCGGCAGGGGTTTTACGCCGAATACAGTGGTGATTTCATTGCACCGCTTTATGTGGCGGCACTGGCGATGACGGCAATTGCGATGGGTCTGGCACTGCTGCGCTATGGCTATGCAAAGGCCGTCGCGCGATGAGGATGCCATTGGCCGTATGGCGCCTTTACCGCCAAGCGCTGCCCCAGCGCGCGCTGCATCGGCCGCGCCTGCAACCCGGCCCGATCCGCAGCATCAGGCTGCACGCTGATCCTAGTGGCAATTACCAGATCCGCTGGTCCAGCCCGGCGCGGCGCGTGATCGAGCTGGAGGTGAATTGCATGACGCCCGGCGCATGGCTGGGCCTGCATCTGCCTTTTCGCGTGTCGCTTTTCAGGCCAAAGGCGGGGATTGCGTTCGCGCTGCGGGCGGCGGCCATCCCGCCCCTGCCCGTTTATGCGGTGCTGCGCGTGCCACAGGGCGGCGCGCGATTTCGCGACATCCCCTTTGATCGCCCGGCCTTGGTGCTGCCTCAGACAGGGTATCACTTCGGCGCCTGCTCCGACCCGCTCCCCCTCAGCCGCTGGCGCGAGTTCATCTTGTTTCTTCCGCCCGCGCAGGATTTTTGCCTGACGTTGCATGATCTGCAATTGGGACATTTACCGGGGCGCCAATAGATGCGTGCGCGCGATATTGCGGTGGTCGTGCCGGTTCACAATGATCCGCAAGGTCTGGCCCGCCTGTTACCGCAATTAAAGCCGTTCAATTTCGGTCAAACCGTGCTTGTCGACGATGGCTCCTCGCCGCCCGTGGCAGCCCGCGGCGTCCTGCGTAGCAGCGACATTGCCACGGGTCCGGGCAGCGCGCGCGACCTTGGCCTTGCGCAGGTCAAAAAGCCCTATGTCCTGTTCTTGGATTCGGATGACCAGATTCTTGCGCCGTTTGGACAGCTACTGCGCGACCTGCAAAACCAGCCTTTTGATATTTGCCTGTTCCAGCATGATGAGGGCGCGGGCCACTTGCCACCCCATGATCAAGAGATCTGGAGCGCCCTACGCCTTGGCATTCAGGCCGTGCAGCAGGTGCCGCTGGCTGCGCTGCCTAGCCTTGCGCAGGTACAGAATTACCCGTGGAACCGCCTGTATCGGACGGGGTTTTTGCGCGCGCATCAGATCCGCCACGGCGCGACATTCCTGCACGAGGATATACGCCCCCATTGGCATGCCTTTTCACGCGCACAAAAGGTTTTGGTCAGCGATCATATCTGCGTGCTGCACCATCCGGGCCGATTGACGGCTATTGGGGACAAGCGCCGCCTGCAATACCGTGACGCACTGGCCGAGACCGCCCCGCTTTTACCCGACGGCGACTGGCGGCGCAGTTTCGCAGGATTTGCGGCCAATTTACACCAATGGGCGATGACGCAGATGGCACCCGCACCGCCGATCATATCGCGTGCGCCACTGCGCCTCAAACCCGTGGGGCCACATCGGGCGTTTATGCCGCCCGCTTATGCGGCACTGCGCCCTTATTGGGGTGATAGGATTGCAATCACCACAGACGGACCCTTTGATCTGCAGCTCATCGCGCATCCCCATGACGCGCAGATGGTCGTGCCCAAGCCAACCCTGCTGCTATCAGAGGAGCCGTTCTGGGATTTGCTGCATAATCCCCACCCTGACATGCTAGACGTGACATTGCCCGGCGCGATTGGCGCCCTGAGCGTGGCGCAGATCACCCATGCCAATTCCGATGTCTACGCGCCCGACGGCCTGCCGTATTTCCCGCTGACGGATCACGGCTTTGAACAGACCTACCGCCAATTGTTCGCCCGCAATGCCAAGCGTAGCGCGCAAGATTGGCTGGACCTGTGGGCCCAAGCCAAATGGCACTTTGCCTTTGCCATCGCCCACCGACCCGAGGCGTTTAACGACATCGCCCATAGTGGCCTGCGCGGCCTGTCTGCCCGGCGCACAGGGCTGGCCTTGCATCACCGCGGCCCAAGGACAGTGATCTTCGGCACCGGTTGGGCCGGCGCGGGCCAGCGCAGCAGCGCGTGGCACCAGACGAAAATCGCGCGCCTTGATGGCCGCGCACGGGTGATATCGGCGATCGAAAATACTCTGCACCCTCATTACCTATCCGAAAAGCTATTTGACGCAATGGCTTGCGGCGCGCTGCCGCTGGTGATCGCGCCGCCAGATCACGCAGCCCATCGCCTCGGGCTGCCCCCCAGCGTTCTATGTGATCCGGGCGTGATCCCTGACGCGACACTTGGCCTGGCGCGCGATTACAGCCGCGCGCAGCAGCGCCTTGCCGCGCTGTGGCGCGATCCCGCCCGGATCGCAGCCGCCCGCGCCCGCTTTGCCGCGCGGATCGGCGCGCAGATCCTGGCCCGCGCCTAGCCCAAATGCGGCAGCGCTGCCGCGACCGGATCAATGCGCGCACGCGCGGCGTTGCCCAACGCCTCGACCAATCCAGCATAGGCCTGAATGCGCAGATGCGTCTGCGGGATCAGGGCGACAAGGCGGCGGGGCGGCAGATCGTCAATCACTTGCACCCGCAGCCCCGTGCTGCGCTGGCTATCAAGGCAGGACACCAGCGGCGCCACGCAGCGCCCCAGCCCCTCTTCGGCAAAGCGCACGGCGGTCTCATAGCTGCGCAGATGCATCAGGCTACGCGCGCGCGGGAAACGTCGCGCAAACCATTGCGCCACGCGCTGTGATCCCGCCGATCCCAGATCGACATGCAAAAATGGCAGATCATCGGGCGCGTCCGGCGGGCTGACCAGCACGGTCGGGTCCAGATAGATCGGCATCTGTGTAAAGCCCGCCGACATTTCCGGCACGGTATTTGCGCCCAGCACGCCCATATGCGCCGTGCGCTGATACAGCAGGTTCACGATCTCGGCGGGCGAATGTTCGTGGCCATCGACATTCGCACCGGGAAAGGCGCGCCGCAGCTCGGCCATCGCGGGGGGCAACAGCAGACGCATCACCGATGGCACCCCCGCCACGCGCAGCTGCACCGGGCGGTCGACGGTCAGACTGTCCATCGTGGTGGTGAAATCGTCGAATTCGGACAGCACGGCATCGGCCTTGCGCAGCAGCGCCTCGCCCGCGTCGGTCAGCACCAGCGCGCCGCCCGTGCGCAAAAACAGCGGCGTGCCGACCAGCGACTCGAGCCCGGCGACAAGCTGCGACAGCGTCGGCTGCGCCACGCCCATCTGGCGCGCGGCCTCGGTCATATTGCCCAGATGCGCGACCACCGAAAACGCCTGAAGTTTGCGTAAGGTTAATTCGCTATGCAGCGCCGCCGCGCGCGATTTGGCCATAGTCTGTCCTGTTTTTCCTGCTGCATCAAAGCGTTGGAAAGCGCGGCCCCGCAGCATCGATCCGCACGCAGAATTCCTGCCTGATTTAAATCAAAGACGATAGATCAATTCATTGCATGTGACCACGCCCGGCCTGAAACCAAAGGGGCCACCCGAGGAGACTGGCCATGCCGCTGCCGCAATTCATCGCCCGCACCCCGATCCTCAGCAGCCCAGACGGGCCGCCCGCCCTGACGGTCGGGTCATTGGTGGCGCTGAACGGTTTCATCTACAGCACAGGTGCACATGATGGCGCGCTGACGCGCTGGTCCATTGGCGCGGATGGTGCGCTAGAGGTGGGGCAGACCGGCACATCCGGCGATGCAGCGCGGCTGCTGGGGGGCACAATGGCCGCGGGTGTCGCGCTGCCAATCGTCCTGACCGGGGGCACGCTGTCGATCGGGGCGCATCTGGTCAGCCCCCTCGTTGCGGTCGCGGCAATGACAGCGGTCAGCGCGCCGTTGGCAGATGGTCAGGCGTTGTATTTCGCAGCAGCAGGCGGCGGGGTGTTGCAGATCACGTTGAATGCGGCGGGCCTGCCCATCGGCCAAAGCCTCACCCGTGACACGGATGAGATTTTCGCGGGCGATCTACAGACACTGCATAGCTTTACCAGCGATGGCACCGCCTATCTTGCTGGCGCCAGCAGCCAGGACACCGGCCTCAGCCTGTGGCGCATCCAAAGCGACGGCAGCCTGGTCGAGGCCTCCTCCATCGGGCCTGATACGGGTCTGTGGATCGCCGCGCCGACAGCCATTGAAACACTGGTCGTTGCGGGCGAGACCTATCTGCTGGTCGGCGCGGCGGGCAGCAGCTCAATCTCGGTGCTGCATCTGGATGCGGGCGGCGGTCTGACATTGACAGATCACGTTCTGGATGACCGCAATAGCCGCTTTGACACGCTACAAGCCATGACAGCTGTGACCCATCAGGGCCAAAGCTATGTCATCGCAGGGGGCGGCGATGACGGCTTTACCATCTTTCAACTCCTGCCCGGCGGTCGGCTGATCGCCCGCGCGCATGTCCCCGACACGATCGAGGCCGGGCTGCAAAACATCACGGCCATCACGGCAAGCAGCGGCGCAGATGACATCACCTTTCACATCGCATCAGGGGTCGAGGGAGGTATTTCAACCTTTCGCTGGGCGCCGGACGGCACCACCACCACAAATGGCCGCGCCGGAGGATTAGGCGATGACGTGATCGTTGATCCGGGCGGCGCACGTGCCTTTACCGGTGGCGCGGGGGCCGATCTGTTTGTCATCGCTGCCGGTCGTCAGGTCAAAAGCATCACTGACTTTACCTTGGGCGAGGATCGGATCGATCTGTCGAAATGGGGCATGATCCGCAGTCTGGATCAACTGACCCTGACCACGACCGAGACCGGATTTCAGGTCAGCTATGGCAATTTCAATCTGACTGTTCACAGCGCCAACGGCCAGCCGATCGACATCGCGAATCTAAGCATCACCGACCTGATCAATCTGACCCACATCCCCCCAACCTTGCCCAAAACCAATGTTGCAGTCCCCAGCGCCGCGTCCGAAGACATGCTGATCGGTACCGGTGGCCATGATGTGCTGCAGGCCGGCGATGGTGGCGTTACGGTCTATGCGCTAGAGGGGAATGACATTGTAATCGGCGGCGCGGGCAATGACATTCTGATCGGCGGCCTTGGCAATGATCACCTCGAGGGGGTGGCCGGCAATAATTACATCTTTGGCGGCCCGGGCAACAATATGATCATCGGCGGCACCGGCAATGACATTCTGGTCGGCGGCGCTGGCAGCAATACGATCATCGCCGGGGGCGGCAATAATATCATTTACGACGGTGCGGGGCCCGATCGCATGGTCAGCGGTCCGGGGGCGAACCTGTTCGTATTGATGCGCGACAGCCAACCTGACGTGATCGAAGGATTTCAGCTCGGCAAAGATCGCATAGACCTGTCCAGCTGGGGTGCCAGTGGAATTGCAGCACTGAACATCAGCCAGACCGCAAGCGGCGCGATCATCCGCTTTGGCGCCGAGCTGCTCGAGATTTTCACCGCCGATCAAAAGCCACTGGATCTGGCGGCGCTCAACTATGACGATCTGTTCGCCACCGCGCTGCCCGCACCTTTGCCGCCGGTGCAAGCGACGCGGGGGCAGAATTTTGGCGGCACCTCGGCCTCGGACAGTCTGGCAGGCACGCAGTTCAACGACACATTGCGCGGCTATGGTGGCAATGACGTGCTGTTCGGCTGGGACGGGGACGACACGCTTTATGGCAATGCGGGGAATGACTGGCTGATCGGCGGGCGCGGCGCGGATACAATGTATGGCGGCGTGGGCGATGACAATTACCATGTCGATGACCCTGGCGATATGGTGATCGAGAACCCGGACCAAGGCAATGACACCGTCTATGCCGAGATCACCTATACCCTGCCTGCCAATGTCGAGAATTTGCGCCTGCTGGGCGATGCCAATCTGAATGGCTATGGCAACGAGCTGGATAATCTGCTGGTCGGCAATTACGGCGACAACTATCTGGAAGGTGGCGCCGGGAATGACTGGCTGGCGGCAAAGGCGGGGTCGAATATCCTCTATGGCGGCCCAGGCCGCGATTGGTTGGTCGGGGGAACCGGGCCTGATATCTTCCTGTACAAGGATATCGCCGACAGCCCGCCGGGCCAGAGCACGCGTGATCTGATCAATAACTTTACCCGCGGCCAGGATCGCATCGACCTGTCTGCCATCGATGCCGATCAATTGGCGGATGGGCACCAAAGTTTTACCTTTATCGGGGCAAACGCATTCTCTGGCATGGCGGGCGAGTTACGTTATGCGACGTGGAACCAAGGCTGGCTGATCATCGAGGCGGATGTCACCGGCGATGGCTCTGCCGATATGCAGATCTTTGTGAACCTCTTAAACGAAATCGGGGCCGAGGATTTCATCCTCTAGCCCCGACATTTTTACCGTAAATCCAGCGCTTATTGCACCGAGTTTGCGACCCCAACCAGCGATCCGATCAGACTAACAACCGTGCGGGTGCTGTTGAGCGGGCTTTCCGTGCCATAGACAACGTCATCGGGCATGATCTGGAATTGCCCGGCGGAAAACAGGCCATCGGCCGAGGTCAGATCCAGCGTAAAGATCATGCGTTGGTTCGGCGGGCCGGCCGAGCCATCGGCGCGCACCGCGCTGGCCGGATAGTTGCGCAGCACCATGATACCGCGCAGATCGGCGCGCTCGGCAGATACGCCGCCAATCAGCGATAGCGCACCCAGTGCGGTGACGTCCTGATCGGGGAAGACATGGCGGGCCTGTGTACCGGTCGTGCCCAGCGACAAGAAGGTACGCGATTCAGGCGCAACGATAATGCGGTCGCCGCCCTGCAACGTGGTATCCAGCGCAGGTTCGGTCAGCAGGCGCGACAGTTGGATGCCGTAAACGCTGTTGCCGCGCATCAGGCGCACCTGCGGGTTCGGCAGATCGACGTTCACACCACCCGCTTGCGA
It encodes:
- a CDS encoding ABC transporter ATP-binding protein; protein product: MAQLSLRDVRKNFKGTEVLRGIDLEIGDRELVVFVGPSGCGKSTLLRMIAGLDDMTSGEFLLNGASMRDVPPSRRGIAMVFQSYALYPHMDVYENMAFGARLQGLDKDEVDRRIQEAARMLRLEPLLKRKPRELSGGQRQRVAIGRALTRKPEVFLLDEPLSNLDAALRSDVRLEIAKLHEDIGGTMIYVTHDQVEAMTLADKIVVMNAGRIEQVGAPRELYERPANTFVATFIGSPRMTLIRATRKGDAFAVAGSGAVELPGAPASGTEVTLGVRPDAFEIAQGGQGFGAEFVYSEYLGNDAYVYARLGDGTLVSARTDPAPRPERPGERITLRPIAAAVHFFDGESGQRL
- a CDS encoding FAD/NAD(P)-binding protein; this translates as MKDVQMLDRTEGADAKTALLIIGGGASGVLLAAHVLHHMGDAPKGAVTIVEPTVALGQGIAYATTDPDHLLNTRVHNMSAFPDQPHHFADWLAARPAYAGYDDHSFVPRMVYGAYLADLVAAPLADGRLIWRRARAVALREGAAGVVARLDDGASLVADRAVLATGHVVPGTGDGLAASAWDNVSVDDQEGRVVIIGSGLSMVDQVLSLLKSGHRGPIVTVSRRGQMPRPHRPAAPLEIAESDVPFGGTASQLFAFARAQARRAEAQGGTWRDAVDGIRPYVRRIWASLDLAARKRLLKHADVWWDVHRHRIPEASDTTISAAMARGQLTQLRAAYLGAERSAGQVIARLRPRGQRDEISLPAAAIIDCRGIRNDPAAHASPLMADLFGQGVLRVDPLGISPDVDADCHLRGKDGTSAAHILAVGPVTRSAFWEITAVPDIRSQTWQVAQDIAPLLVKARI
- a CDS encoding ABC transporter permease, giving the protein MAHPVFSSVLPAARVIFALILRDMSATYGRSYLGYAWAYLAPFGIITLLAIGFALIIPTPPLGRDFLLFYATGFLPFEMFFQLSQRLKDSLRFSRAILSYPRITWMDLVIARLALHGITQLAVFCAVIGVIMATRDTGAALAPAAIASALGLTAALGFGIGLMNAALIAYFPSWDRIWGVLSRPLIFASGVFFLYEGLPPAALTGPLGLILWLNPLLHITGLMRQGFYAEYSGDFIAPLYVAALAMTAIAMGLALLRYGYAKAVAR
- a CDS encoding GntR family transcriptional regulator, with amino-acid sequence MNYDDLNSAMASQSADSALYLRLARAIRDLVRDGRLHPGDPLPPERDLASNTGVSRVTVRKALAQLIATQEISSQQGSGNFITQAPATEPMQVGNPLLGGSVTLRQARLPSFTEVFRNRGLAAESIWMARALHAPTTEELMTLGLDLSEKVARLERVRWLDGRPIGVERSSLPASILPDPMAVTDSLYAQLDALGAAPVRAIQRISAANITPRDAATLGILPGAAVLRIERTAYLQSGRVAELSRAIYRADAYDVVTELKSVP
- a CDS encoding LysR family transcriptional regulator, coding for MAKSRAAALHSELTLRKLQAFSVVAHLGNMTEAARQMGVAQPTLSQLVAGLESLVGTPLFLRTGGALVLTDAGEALLRKADAVLSEFDDFTTTMDSLTVDRPVQLRVAGVPSVMRLLLPPAMAELRRAFPGANVDGHEHSPAEIVNLLYQRTAHMGVLGANTVPEMSAGFTQMPIYLDPTVLVSPPDAPDDLPFLHVDLGSAGSQRVAQWFARRFPRARSLMHLRSYETAVRFAEEGLGRCVAPLVSCLDSQRSTGLRVQVIDDLPPRRLVALIPQTHLRIQAYAGLVEALGNAARARIDPVAAALPHLG
- a CDS encoding glycosyltransferase family 2 protein — protein: MRARDIAVVVPVHNDPQGLARLLPQLKPFNFGQTVLVDDGSSPPVAARGVLRSSDIATGPGSARDLGLAQVKKPYVLFLDSDDQILAPFGQLLRDLQNQPFDICLFQHDEGAGHLPPHDQEIWSALRLGIQAVQQVPLAALPSLAQVQNYPWNRLYRTGFLRAHQIRHGATFLHEDIRPHWHAFSRAQKVLVSDHICVLHHPGRLTAIGDKRRLQYRDALAETAPLLPDGDWRRSFAGFAANLHQWAMTQMAPAPPIISRAPLRLKPVGPHRAFMPPAYAALRPYWGDRIAITTDGPFDLQLIAHPHDAQMVVPKPTLLLSEEPFWDLLHNPHPDMLDVTLPGAIGALSVAQITHANSDVYAPDGLPYFPLTDHGFEQTYRQLFARNAKRSAQDWLDLWAQAKWHFAFAIAHRPEAFNDIAHSGLRGLSARRTGLALHHRGPRTVIFGTGWAGAGQRSSAWHQTKIARLDGRARVISAIENTLHPHYLSEKLFDAMACGALPLVIAPPDHAAHRLGLPPSVLCDPGVIPDATLGLARDYSRAQQRLAALWRDPARIAAARARFAARIGAQILARA
- a CDS encoding extracellular solute-binding protein, which codes for MKNLFRTTAIALVGFSAAAPAFAQELSFWSWRQEDRAVYEDIISDFEAANPGITVNFETFEATNYNTILSTALAGDAGPDVMMVRAHGGLEMVASGGYLMPLSTESVPGVAGFPESALAAETLRSDETLYAVPFASQTQFILYNKGLFDQMGLSEPQTWDDLIATSEALKAAGLFAFGNGTGTAWQAETIATAIIASVIGKDFYDDLLAGNADFTDPRYVGGLEKLQEISAYFPDGFTGLDYAASQLLFTSGLAGMFAGGSYEVANFLAQNPDIEVGVFAAPGLAAEDPKLVGVYYDGGYAGNATTEHPEAVLTFLNYLTTVEFGQKFANELGNITPIPGVTFENPMLQRVSDLNQSSVPYIMLTNFRFGEPTGSVLLQAEVQRMFAGQIDAAGAGQAITTGLAAWYAPFQQ